One genomic region from Microcystis panniformis FACHB-1757 encodes:
- a CDS encoding circadian clock KaiB family protein — MTTSAIVLPDIFKGIALFTPGGDLIYCIDPDKQTHWHLNLCAALQSALGLPEPPHFLVPSFTATIDRWRDPYSHRIHTRAEVYPLVRRYQPLLNAIFATDDRAWFTVPWQEQSSNPTILETYRQQFPQLWQSHDLILRYQERPPTTSGITADSDYTNPSPKGYVLRLFVSGNNANTKHTLESIHQLLERELHHPYTLKVIDISKHPEQAESNHVSAIPTLVRVWPQPVKRIIGEFEDLPRVLQIIATA; from the coding sequence GTGACCACTTCCGCGATTGTGTTGCCCGATATTTTTAAAGGCATCGCCCTGTTTACCCCCGGGGGCGACCTGATTTACTGTATCGATCCTGATAAACAAACTCATTGGCATCTGAATCTCTGTGCTGCTCTCCAGTCCGCTTTAGGGTTGCCAGAACCCCCCCATTTTTTAGTTCCTAGTTTTACTGCTACCATCGATCGCTGGCGAGATCCCTACAGTCACCGTATTCATACTAGAGCCGAAGTCTATCCCCTGGTCCGTCGCTATCAGCCTTTATTAAATGCTATTTTCGCCACGGATGATCGAGCTTGGTTTACTGTACCTTGGCAGGAACAATCCTCTAATCCCACTATCTTAGAAACCTATCGTCAGCAGTTTCCCCAACTTTGGCAATCCCACGATCTGATTCTCCGTTATCAGGAGCGCCCCCCAACCACTTCAGGGATTACTGCTGACTCTGACTATACTAATCCTAGTCCCAAGGGTTATGTTTTGCGGTTATTTGTCTCCGGTAATAATGCCAATACTAAACACACCCTAGAATCGATCCATCAGCTTCTAGAGCGAGAATTACACCATCCCTATACTCTAAAAGTGATCGATATCTCTAAGCATCCAGAACAAGCGGAATCTAATCATGTCTCTGCTATTCCCACTTTAGTCCGGGTTTGGCCGCAACCGGTGAAACGCATCATCGGCGAATTTGAGGATTTACCGCGAGTATTACAGATTATCGCCACCGCTTAG
- a CDS encoding pentapeptide repeat-containing protein — protein MKPNELIERYAAGETQFSGLKLPGVNLVGADLIGIVLNEADLHGANLLFTYLNRANLAQANLVTANLSGASLNQADLNGADLRSANLHGAMLQGANLRDTDITLATLLDANLIGADLRGADLSGANLTGACLRGTNMRQEKKNHNTNLQSANLYRADLQGANMKGVDLVRANLVGANLKEANLCNVDLRKADLTNANLQDALLTDANLIGAHLVGANLAGANLVRSKMTDTEAMQANFHSAIMTQIKFDRANLSQANFQAARMNHADLRRANLSGVNFSEADLIDAFFARANLTGADLSNANLTRAELMSANLMGVNFRGAIMPDGRINN, from the coding sequence ATGAAACCCAACGAATTAATTGAACGTTATGCCGCAGGAGAAACTCAATTTAGTGGCTTAAAATTACCCGGAGTTAATTTAGTTGGTGCTGACTTAATTGGCATTGTTTTAAATGAAGCAGATCTGCACGGAGCCAATCTTCTCTTTACCTATCTTAACCGGGCTAATCTCGCTCAAGCTAATCTTGTGACAGCTAATTTAAGCGGTGCTAGTCTCAACCAAGCTGACTTAAATGGGGCAGATTTACGCAGTGCCAATTTACACGGAGCGATGCTACAAGGTGCTAATCTTCGTGATACCGATATAACCCTAGCGACGTTACTTGATGCTAACTTAATCGGGGCGGATTTACGGGGGGCTGATTTAAGTGGTGCTAACCTCACTGGTGCTTGTTTGCGGGGAACAAATATGCGTCAGGAAAAGAAAAATCATAACACTAATTTACAAAGTGCTAATCTCTATCGCGCCGACCTGCAAGGGGCTAATATGAAAGGGGTTGATCTGGTGCGTGCAAATCTAGTAGGAGCCAATTTAAAGGAGGCTAATTTGTGCAATGTTGACCTCAGAAAAGCGGATTTAACTAATGCTAATCTCCAAGATGCTTTACTTACTGATGCTAATTTAATCGGGGCGCATTTAGTGGGGGCAAATCTAGCGGGAGCCAATTTAGTGCGTTCAAAAATGACCGATACGGAAGCAATGCAGGCAAATTTTCATAGTGCAATTATGACTCAAATAAAATTTGATCGAGCTAATCTTAGTCAAGCTAATTTTCAAGCAGCAAGAATGAATCATGCTGACTTAAGAAGGGCTAATCTTTCAGGAGTTAATTTCAGCGAAGCTGACTTAATCGATGCTTTCTTTGCTAGAGCAAATCTCACCGGTGCCGATTTAAGTAATGCTAATCTAACTCGTGCCGAGTTAATGAGTGCTAATCTGATGGGAGTTAACTTCCGCGGTGCAATTATGCCCGATGGCCGGATTAATAATTAA
- a CDS encoding type IV pilus twitching motility protein PilT, producing the protein MSQNPNSSSRPLQPLPVPSMPIPPSELITEISMGITEEMTQQVATPTKNVPNMPQNGQISAPRPPQNRAPSQAASPQTPPRPGRAPNQPTLEHLLRMAFDRGYSDVHLGVGEKPRMRDRGEMIILNYPEIDINTFYSWLREILGEEEILRFKKDLEFDGATQYEFARVRINIFESLRGPGMVLRLIPMKILTIEQLGLPAVLRNVCDVQKGLILITGPTGSGKTTTLAAMIDYINKEHAKHIITIEDPIEFVHQSRRSLIKQREVGIHTHEFDNALKASLREDPDIILVGEMRDKSTVNTALKAAQTGHLVMGTLHTNSAVKTLERILTLYTAEERESMQVAIAESLVCIISQGLCRTTDSKRTAFHDILVNTETVKDYICSGKNDEILELMKDGEYHGMITTNQSLFNLYQEGRISDEVALEMSPVPNEMAMMLRGRI; encoded by the coding sequence ATGAGTCAAAATCCCAATTCTTCCTCGCGACCACTGCAGCCGCTGCCGGTTCCCTCCATGCCGATACCTCCCTCAGAGTTAATCACGGAAATCAGCATGGGGATAACTGAAGAAATGACGCAACAAGTGGCGACACCGACCAAAAACGTGCCGAATATGCCGCAAAATGGTCAAATTTCCGCCCCACGTCCTCCCCAAAATCGCGCTCCCAGTCAGGCTGCTTCTCCCCAAACGCCACCCCGGCCGGGTCGCGCTCCCAATCAACCCACCTTAGAACATTTGCTCCGGATGGCCTTTGATCGGGGTTATTCGGACGTTCACCTAGGAGTTGGAGAAAAACCCCGGATGCGGGATCGTGGTGAAATGATTATTCTCAACTATCCTGAAATTGACATCAACACTTTTTATAGTTGGTTACGGGAAATCCTAGGGGAAGAAGAAATCCTTCGCTTTAAAAAAGACCTAGAATTTGACGGTGCAACTCAGTACGAATTCGCTAGGGTGCGGATTAATATCTTTGAAAGTCTGCGCGGTCCTGGGATGGTTTTGCGTCTAATTCCCATGAAAATCCTCACTATAGAACAATTGGGCTTACCGGCTGTGTTACGGAATGTGTGCGATGTGCAGAAGGGATTGATTTTAATCACCGGTCCGACGGGTTCAGGGAAAACCACCACCCTCGCAGCCATGATCGATTACATCAATAAAGAACACGCCAAACATATTATCACCATCGAAGACCCGATCGAATTTGTCCATCAAAGTCGTCGCAGTTTGATCAAACAACGGGAAGTGGGAATACACACCCATGAGTTCGATAATGCCCTAAAAGCCTCTTTGCGGGAAGACCCAGATATTATTCTGGTGGGGGAGATGCGGGACAAATCCACCGTTAATACGGCCCTGAAAGCTGCCCAAACCGGTCACTTAGTCATGGGAACCCTGCACACCAACAGTGCCGTTAAAACTCTGGAGCGGATTTTAACTCTTTATACCGCCGAGGAACGGGAATCGATGCAAGTGGCGATCGCAGAATCCCTGGTTTGTATTATTTCCCAGGGTTTATGTCGTACCACCGACAGTAAACGGACCGCTTTTCACGATATTCTCGTCAACACAGAAACCGTCAAAGATTACATTTGCAGCGGCAAAAATGACGAAATTCTCGAATTAATGAAAGATGGCGAATACCATGGCATGATTACCACTAATCAATCTCTGTTTAACCTCTATCAAGAGGGACGGATTAGCGATGAGGTCGCCCTGGAAATGTCCCCGGTTCCCAATGAAATGGCGATGATGTTGCGGGGTAGAATCTAG
- a CDS encoding retroviral-like aspartic protease family protein: MVNPAIIAEDMGKIYTSITVINRADQILAAAAVISPDQIRSLTLENVLVDTGATTVCLVPEVISRLGLQLLKEVDVATAKGIGKARIFRDATLIIAGREGTFECLELPGGQNNLLGVIPLEALGLEPDLRSQKLRVLPTESNETYLTILSNKIAL; this comes from the coding sequence ATGGTTAATCCAGCAATTATTGCAGAAGATATGGGCAAAATTTACACCAGCATTACAGTGATCAATCGCGCGGATCAAATTCTAGCAGCGGCGGCTGTAATTTCTCCCGATCAAATTCGCTCTCTTACCCTAGAAAATGTCTTGGTTGATACGGGAGCAACTACTGTTTGTCTGGTGCCGGAAGTAATCTCCCGCTTGGGTTTACAGCTTTTAAAAGAAGTAGATGTGGCTACGGCTAAAGGGATAGGAAAAGCGAGAATTTTTCGCGATGCTACCTTGATTATTGCGGGACGGGAAGGGACTTTTGAATGTTTGGAATTACCTGGAGGTCAAAACAACTTATTAGGAGTAATTCCTTTAGAAGCTTTGGGATTAGAACCAGATCTTCGCAGCCAAAAACTACGAGTTTTACCCACGGAATCTAACGAGACTTATTTAACAATTTTATCGAACAAAATAGCTCTATAA
- a CDS encoding M14 family metallopeptidase, whose protein sequence is MFDFSHYYPYAELVSFLKNLASSYPNLISLTSIGKSYENRDIWLTTLTNQATGHYLEKPAYWIDANTHAGEVTGSAVALYTISHLLRQYGHNSPITRLLDHYTVYILPRLAVDGAEKYLTTPYLLRSSIRPYPHTDEKPGLYPEDINGDGLILQMRQKDTCGAWKISEQDPRIMARREPEEFEGTFYTLLTEGLIRDYDGYNFTTAPTLEGLDFNRNYPVYWVPEGEQQGAGDFPFSEPETRAEAEFWANNTNINGFVTYHTYSAVMLRPYSTHPDEYFPVEDLEMYKYIADKGKAMTGYECVSVYHDFRYHPKEVTNGAMDDYGYDHFGWYGFTVELWDAPTQAGVKKDDYIQWFRWHPLEDELKLQRWNDENLAGKGFINWQSFDHPQLGEVEIGGWDFKNVWQNAPEKYLPDLCEKQCQFTIAHALMSPLLAISRLDLKSEGNGIYHLVLQLENQGFLPTYTSKKALERKIVRPIQVKLNLADEVSLIVGKLEQEIGHLEGRSNKVYSSLAHGLDYRCTVEWVIKGVSGQEIEIIAIAERAGTVRQKVIL, encoded by the coding sequence ATGTTTGATTTTAGCCACTATTACCCCTACGCCGAATTAGTTTCTTTCCTCAAAAACCTAGCCTCATCCTATCCTAATTTAATTAGCCTCACCTCGATCGGTAAAAGCTACGAAAATCGAGATATCTGGTTAACTACCCTCACAAATCAAGCCACAGGCCATTATTTAGAAAAACCTGCCTATTGGATCGATGCTAACACCCATGCGGGGGAAGTAACAGGCTCTGCCGTCGCTCTCTACACTATCTCCCATCTTTTGCGCCAATACGGTCATAATTCCCCAATTACCAGACTTCTTGACCATTACACTGTCTATATTTTGCCGCGATTGGCCGTGGATGGAGCGGAAAAATATCTCACTACTCCCTATCTGTTACGATCGAGTATTCGCCCCTATCCCCACACGGATGAGAAACCGGGGCTATATCCTGAAGATATTAACGGCGATGGTTTAATCCTACAAATGCGCCAAAAAGATACCTGTGGCGCTTGGAAAATTTCTGAACAAGATCCTCGCATTATGGCGCGTCGCGAACCGGAGGAATTTGAGGGAACTTTTTACACTTTGCTCACCGAAGGTTTAATCCGCGATTACGATGGCTATAATTTTACCACTGCCCCCACCCTAGAGGGTCTGGATTTTAACCGCAATTATCCCGTTTATTGGGTTCCTGAAGGGGAACAACAGGGGGCCGGAGATTTTCCTTTTTCGGAGCCAGAAACCCGTGCAGAAGCGGAATTTTGGGCAAATAACACTAATATTAATGGCTTCGTTACCTATCATACCTATTCAGCAGTCATGTTGCGTCCCTATAGCACCCATCCCGATGAATATTTCCCCGTGGAAGACTTAGAAATGTATAAATATATTGCTGACAAGGGAAAAGCAATGACTGGTTATGAATGCGTTTCTGTCTATCACGATTTTCGTTATCATCCCAAAGAAGTGACTAACGGTGCCATGGATGATTACGGTTACGATCATTTTGGTTGGTATGGTTTTACGGTGGAGTTATGGGATGCACCCACCCAAGCGGGAGTGAAAAAAGATGATTATATTCAATGGTTTCGCTGGCATCCTTTGGAAGATGAATTGAAGTTACAGCGTTGGAATGATGAGAATTTGGCGGGAAAGGGTTTTATTAATTGGCAAAGTTTTGATCACCCCCAATTGGGAGAGGTGGAAATTGGCGGTTGGGACTTTAAAAATGTCTGGCAAAATGCCCCAGAAAAGTATTTACCGGATTTATGTGAGAAACAATGTCAGTTTACTATTGCCCATGCTTTAATGTCACCTCTTTTAGCTATCTCTCGTCTTGATCTTAAGTCGGAGGGAAATGGTATTTATCATCTGGTTTTACAGTTGGAAAATCAGGGATTCTTACCCACTTATACCAGTAAAAAGGCACTGGAAAGAAAGATCGTTCGTCCCATTCAAGTCAAGTTAAATTTAGCCGATGAGGTGAGTTTAATAGTGGGAAAATTAGAGCAGGAAATCGGTCACTTAGAAGGGCGATCAAATAAAGTATATAGTAGCCTCGCTCATGGTTTAGATTATCGCTGTACGGTGGAATGGGTGATTAAAGGTGTTTCTGGTCAAGAAATCGAGATTATCGCTATAGCTGAAAGAGCCGGAACAGTCAGACAAAAAGTAATTTTATAG
- a CDS encoding glutathione S-transferase, which produces MLELYQFELSAYCEKVRLILDYKGLAYKKRDVVPGVGQLELFRLSGQRQVPVLKDGDTYIADSTEIAFYLDRKYPEKPIIPTDPLQRGQCLLIEEWADESLGLKGRTAFLGAFAQNQNFRTAFLPRETPDFMRLLLGSMPGELIDILGAGVGLGKDAINTAKKGLQQDLEALNLILANRPYLVGDQPSLADLAVAGLSVLLQFPQGSYLNLPRELQGKGIPGLADNSAYEGFFAWRDRLYSQYRQTITPGSSTPPIDSPNSIQIE; this is translated from the coding sequence ATGCTAGAACTCTACCAATTTGAATTATCTGCCTATTGTGAGAAAGTCCGTCTCATCCTCGACTATAAAGGTCTTGCCTATAAAAAAAGGGACGTGGTGCCAGGGGTGGGACAATTGGAATTATTCCGTCTTTCCGGACAGCGCCAGGTCCCGGTCCTCAAGGATGGTGATACTTATATCGCTGACTCGACCGAGATTGCTTTTTATCTCGATCGCAAGTATCCTGAAAAACCAATTATCCCCACAGATCCCCTCCAACGGGGTCAATGTTTATTAATCGAAGAATGGGCCGATGAATCCCTGGGATTAAAAGGAAGAACCGCTTTTCTCGGCGCTTTTGCCCAAAATCAAAACTTTCGTACCGCCTTTTTACCCCGGGAAACTCCCGATTTTATGCGCTTGTTGCTGGGTTCTATGCCAGGGGAATTAATTGATATTTTGGGGGCGGGTGTAGGTCTGGGAAAAGATGCTATCAATACGGCGAAAAAAGGGCTACAACAGGATTTAGAAGCTTTGAACCTCATTTTAGCCAATCGTCCCTATTTAGTCGGGGATCAGCCCAGTTTAGCCGATTTAGCCGTGGCGGGATTAAGTGTACTGCTTCAGTTTCCCCAGGGTTCCTATCTCAACTTACCCAGGGAATTGCAAGGCAAGGGGATCCCAGGGTTAGCCGATAATAGCGCCTACGAGGGCTTTTTTGCCTGGCGCGACCGTCTTTATAGTCAATACCGTCAAACTATCACTCCGGGAAGTTCCACCCCTCCTATCGATTCCCCCAACTCCATCCAGATTGAATAG